One Micromonospora sp. WMMD1120 genomic region harbors:
- a CDS encoding histidine phosphatase family protein translates to MTATSLRLVAHGHTAALRRARFGAMDDALDEGGRRAARALAESGRAAPLGVYDTVGCSPAVAATQTAVALGLPPTQDVALADCDYGDWAGRSFEEIADEQPLVLREWMSSVDAAPHGGESVTMVRHRIGRWLDERITGGRRTVAVTHPLVIRLAVVHALDLPLATYRQVDVEPLAVVRLTSQGTRWQLRLGPPIG, encoded by the coding sequence GTGACCGCGACCAGCCTCCGGCTGGTCGCCCACGGTCACACCGCCGCCCTTCGTCGGGCCCGCTTCGGCGCGATGGACGACGCCCTGGACGAGGGCGGCCGGCGGGCCGCTCGCGCCCTCGCCGAGTCGGGCCGGGCGGCGCCGCTCGGCGTCTACGACACCGTCGGTTGCAGTCCGGCGGTGGCCGCCACCCAGACGGCTGTCGCCCTCGGCCTGCCACCCACGCAGGACGTGGCGCTGGCCGACTGTGACTACGGTGACTGGGCCGGACGGTCGTTCGAGGAGATCGCCGACGAACAACCGCTGGTGTTGCGGGAGTGGATGTCGAGCGTGGACGCCGCACCGCACGGCGGTGAGTCCGTCACGATGGTGCGGCATCGGATCGGCCGCTGGCTGGACGAGCGGATCACCGGCGGCCGGCGGACCGTCGCGGTCACCCATCCCCTGGTGATCCGGCTCGCGGTGGTCCACGCTCTCGACCTGCCGTTGGCGACGTACCGGCAGGTGGACGTCGAGCCGCTGGCCGTCGTCCGGCTCACCAGTCAGGGCACCCGGTGGCAGCTGAGGCTGGGCCCGCCCATCGGATGA
- a CDS encoding CbtA family protein has translation MPLTTTAPPFLAVLVRGLLAGLIAGLLAGTFAYVVGEPQVEAAIAIEEAASHAEPAAGAHDHEDALVSRTGQRGGLFLATGLFGAAMGGLLATAYVLLSRRRRSYDDGRSGLLLAGAALVGAVLVPFLKYPANPPAVGDPATINQRTITYLLMVVLGLVAVWAGSLGYRSVGAQAPTWQRAAAGVGGFLLVAAVSYVVMPSFQEVPDDFPATLLWDFRLASLGTQVVLWTGIGLFFAALMHSEWRRRSSTDALPST, from the coding sequence GTGCCACTGACCACCACCGCTCCCCCGTTCCTCGCCGTCCTCGTCCGTGGTCTGCTCGCCGGTCTGATCGCCGGCCTGCTGGCCGGCACGTTCGCGTACGTCGTGGGCGAGCCGCAGGTTGAAGCGGCCATCGCCATCGAGGAGGCGGCGAGCCACGCCGAGCCCGCCGCGGGCGCGCACGACCACGAGGACGCCCTGGTCAGCCGCACCGGTCAACGTGGTGGCCTGTTCCTGGCGACCGGCCTGTTCGGTGCCGCGATGGGTGGTCTGCTGGCCACCGCGTACGTCCTGCTGTCCCGTCGCCGGCGCAGCTACGACGACGGCCGGTCGGGCCTGTTGCTGGCCGGCGCGGCGCTGGTCGGCGCGGTGCTCGTGCCGTTCCTCAAGTACCCGGCGAACCCGCCGGCGGTCGGCGACCCGGCCACCATCAACCAACGGACCATCACCTATCTGCTGATGGTGGTGCTCGGTCTGGTCGCGGTGTGGGCGGGCTCGCTGGGCTACCGGTCGGTCGGCGCCCAGGCGCCGACGTGGCAGCGCGCGGCCGCCGGGGTGGGCGGGTTCCTCCTGGTCGCCGCGGTGTCGTACGTGGTGATGCCCTCCTTCCAGGAGGTTCCGGACGACTTCCCCGCCACCCTGTTGTGGGATTTCCGGCTGGCCTCCCTCGGCACACAGGTCGTGCTCTGGACCGGGATCGGCCTGTTCTTCGCGGCCCTGATGCACAGTGAGTGGCGACGCCGGTCCTCCACCGACGCCCTGCCGAGCACGTGA
- a CDS encoding CbtB domain-containing protein, with translation MSSSASTHPVARPAGSARLLWTVLATVAVLTLLAYLVAFDQGAVSRSGMYLHEVMHDGRHLLGVPCH, from the coding sequence ATGTCTAGCTCCGCTTCCACCCACCCGGTAGCGCGCCCCGCTGGCTCCGCCCGTCTGCTGTGGACGGTCCTCGCGACCGTCGCCGTGCTCACCCTGCTGGCCTACCTCGTCGCCTTCGACCAGGGGGCGGTCTCCCGCAGCGGGATGTACCTGCACGAGGTGATGCACGACGGCCGGCACCTGCTGGGTGTTCCGTGCCACTGA